In the genome of Dyadobacter fermentans DSM 18053, the window GCCGACTCTACTTCAATGCTGGCGCCCTGCATATTGATGATCCGCTTCGTAAGTGCCAGCCCGATGCCATACCCCGCCTTGCTGATCGTGGACTGGCTGCGGTAGAATGTATCGAAAATGTACGGCAGCTCTTCCGGGGCAATGCCGATTCCCATATCGCGGAAGTAAATGATGATCAGCCTGTTTTTGATTTCCAGAAAAACGTTGCAGGTTTTATCGGGCGAGTATTTGCAGGCATTGTCCATCAGGTTCAAAAATGCAGTCCTGAGCAGGCTTTCGTCGCCAAAGCGTTTTAGTTGCTCCTCGTCCTCGGGTATTTTGTCGTAATGAATATGCACCTGGTAACCCGGGTTTTTCTGCTGCACCGAGCCTTTTGCATGCCATAATACTTCGTCGATCCGTATTTTCGAGAATGTGCCCTTGAATGTTTTCTCTTCCGTCCGGGCCAGTTCGAGCAGGCGGTTTACGAGCTCGTTCATTTCTTTTGCTTCGGACCATATTCCCTTCAATGCATCCTGGTATTCGGCCGGCGACCGCTCTTTCATCAGGCTCAGCTCGGCTTCGCTCATGATGAGCGCCAGCGGCGTGCGCAGCTCGTGCGACGCGTGCGACACGAAGTTTTTCTGGGCCACGAATGCGATTTCAAGGCGGGTCAGCATTTGGTTGAACGTTTCCGCGAGCAATGCTAGCTCGTCTTTTTCACGTCCTACCCGCACTTTTTCATGCAGATTACCGGCTGAAATGTTGTTGACCTGGTCGATAATGTCCGCCACGGGTTTGATGGCGTCATTCGAAAATTGCCAGCCGGCCACGCCCACCAGGATCATGGACAGCAACCAGCCTACGAGCAGGATTTCGCGGAGGCGGTTGAGCTGATTCATGCCCAGGTAGTCGTTCGCGATTACCACGATCACCCACGGC includes:
- a CDS encoding HAMP domain-containing sensor histidine kinase, producing the protein MNIKSRLTMLFTMLVGSIMALFCLAIYFFYDQYREKQFYSFLNERGQTIAQLVEASHGISKADIEKIEKENKTILLDEEITIYDGSDSIIFVSGKENLTLSRTMLTEARAGKEIHTKHNKKEVIIIRHILQDHRKPWVIVVIANDYLGMNQLNRLREILLVGWLLSMILVGVAGWQFSNDAIKPVADIIDQVNNISAGNLHEKVRVGREKDELALLAETFNQMLTRLEIAFVAQKNFVSHASHELRTPLALIMSEAELSLMKERSPAEYQDALKGIWSEAKEMNELVNRLLELARTEEKTFKGTFSKIRIDEVLWHAKGSVQQKNPGYQVHIHYDKIPEDEEQLKRFGDESLLRTAFLNLMDNACKYSPDKTCNVFLEIKNRLIIIYFRDMGIGIAPEELPYIFDTFYRSQSTISKAGYGIGLALTKRIINMQGASIEVESALGSGTTFILKFPPF